The genome window TCGGAGAAGAGCGAGGGCTTGGAGGAGCGGCGAGTCATAAGGCCCTTGGAAGTCCTAGCAGAAGAGGGAGATGAAGGCTCCGTACCGctcatcatcaccaccaccaccgccaacaCTACCTCACAGAAAggcgagagagagcgagagagagagcggGAAGGTGGGAGGAAAAGTAAGGGAGGAGGAGTTTTGGATGCTATCGAAGGGATTATGCCACCTGGTGCTGCTTTCGTTGCCAGTTTTGGACTTTAGCGAGGAAGACGAGGAACCGAGGCGTGGTTGCTGACGGAGGAGAGTTAAGCTTTTCGACAACTACTCCTTAAACAGCGGACTCTGCATCGTCGGTGCAGTGCGAGAGACATCCGAACAAGCATTGGATTTGCTCAGGAACGAACGCAGACggtctttatgaatcttttagcTGTTCATGGCTTTGCTTTTCAAGCAAAAGAGGAAGGGTTGCGTTGGTGGCTTCACTGCGCCGGCCGCACATTTCAGGGGGACGGTGGCGTTCGCGTGATTACATGCGCAAATTGCGATGGATCGAGGTCGTGATCGGCGGCTGTGATCCTGCCACGTTGGACGGTCGTTCTCAATTAAGCCCGTCGTAACGGGACCAGGGTGGCGGGGATCGGCGGAGCCCGCTCATCGAGGCCGCGTCTTTTCGGGGCACTGTTTTTGAAGCGCATCAGGTCGCGGTCAGACCGACACGTGGCGATCGATGAGTTGCCCTCATGCATGCTTCCGTGTCTCGCAGGACGTAGCGATGTCGTCCGAGGACAAGTTTTCCACGTCACAGAAGTCCTCATGTCACAACTGACTTCGGCATGACATGCTTCGATTAGTGTAAAAGGTCATGCTGTGCATGCATGACGCCTGTTATCATGTGATCTGCTTCAACGGCATGCCATTTGCATGTCTTAGAAACAGTGAAGTCTTATCAGCTCTGTGTTCGAATCTCGGGTGGGGCATACGATCCATTTATCTCCATTTCTTTGGTTGGTGTATATAAGAATGACATATATGATACCAACAGTACATATATTGTATCGTTGTAAGTCAATTCATCTAAGATAGTATTATAACAtcgattaattttttttattgaacaatGACTAATAATGAAAATGAGTTATATTTATTGTGCTGCGACAACGTCGCCGGCTATCACCCTCACGACGAACCATCAGGCCGTGGACGGTCGCGCGAACGGCAGCGGGTGGACGTCGCCGCTGAGGAGATCGGCATGGCGGAAGCCGTAGTCGCGGAGCACCTGGTCATCGGCGAAGTGCAGCGCACGCTGCATCCCCTCCCAACAGCTCTTCCAGGTGTACATCTTGTTGTGGGCGCCGTTGCAGGGCTGGCACCCGGTGAAGTGCGTCATGAAGGGACGGTGCCACCCGTTGGGCCCGCTCACCGCTCCCTCCTCCGTCGCCAGCTGCTCCTCCCTCAGCCGCCCGTACCCCCCGCTCACCACCTCAGCGTGGCGCCGGCGCAGACCGTCAACGCGCCGCTCCACCTCCGCGTATTTCGCCGTCATGTTCTCCAGCCGGTCCACGATCGCCACCCAGTAGGCCTCGAGATCGTAGTCGCTCTCCAGGAAGACCTTGTCGCCCCACTGGTCCCTGTGCTTGAGGAGGAGGTGGACGAGCGCCGACTGGTCGTCCGACACATTGAACAGCTTGTCCTTCAACTCCGCCGCCAGGACCTGGCCCCACCGGTCGTAGTCCGGTGATAAAGGGCTCATGACGGCCCACACCTTCATGAAGTCGAGCGACCACTGGCAGTTGCGGATGAGGAAGACGCCGGAGTTCAGGCTGACCCAGCTGCGGGTGTCGTACACCAGGTGGGGCCAGCCGTGGACCACCAGGTTGTGGTCCCGGTAGCGATGCAGGGGGAGCTCGAAGTCCATGTCCGTGAAGACGGCGTCAGAGTCGACCCACCACACCCACTCGGCCTCCGGGTGGGCGAGCATGGCGGCACGGATCGCGGGGAGCTTCGCCCACTGCGAGCGCATGGCCGGGTGGAGGAGGGCGGTGTTGTAGAAGAGGTCGATGCCGTGGCGGCGGCAGTAGTCGACCTTGTTCTTGAAgaagcggaggaggaggtggtcgcCCTCCCGGTTGCGGCAGGGACCGGGCTGGGACCCGGTTACCATGACCACCCTCTCGCGGCCATTCCCGTCGAAGTTGGGGTGCAGGCGGAGCCACTCCCGACGCTTGGCGTCCCAGTCGGTGAGCGGGCGGTCGAAGGCGTAGGAGACGGAAGCGTCATCGTAGAAGGTGGCGTCGGGAGCGTCGCGATCGTCGTGGTCATGGAAGGGCGAAGAGGAGGAGATAAAGACGGGGTGAGAAGATGGGACGTCGAGGACGGGGGGTGGGGAGAATATGGTGGAGACGGTACAGTAGAGGACGACGGCGGTTGAGGCGAAGCCCGCAAAGGAGAGGAGGCAGGGGTTGGTGGAGCGGCGAGGCATTAGTACCGAGTGCAagcagaagaaggagaggaaggctCTGAACCGATCGCTACTGTCACCATGACCACCATCACCTCCTCACACTTTAATCTAATGCAAGACCGACCGGAGAATGTGAATGGAagaagagagggggaggagagggAAGGAACCGAGACGTGGTCGATGAGGGAGGCCCCAATTCATTTTGAGGAAGAAGACCCAACTCCATGCCATTTTCTGCTCCGGCAACTTTGGAATACTTTTATTGACGACAGCCCTTCTATTCAgaactcagagagagagagagagagaaagagagaaagagagagagtctaaggaggaggaagaggcggcAGGGTGACATGAATAgaaggataaaattataattttttgaaaaaaataagggTTATGGGTAAATTCTCAATAGAGGACATTTTTTAGAAtattaacataaattaaattatttttatgaaaacTTTATTTATAGGATAAATTTTAATTATGGAAAGAATTATCTCAAAATTAGGATGATATTTTTTAATTCCATATTATCATCAAGCTTATGGATAAGGCATGGTGAGTTAATTTAAATGAAATAATAGTTTATTTGATAATAGAGAGATAACAACACACATAGGGCTACTGATACCTTATCAAATATGATAGACCTCTGATCAACTCTAAATCGATACATTGAGGTCACTTGATTAACACACCGATCTTACTTAACTCGAATACAGTGTTTCTATCTATTCGACAATCAATCAATATGTGTCTAGTATATCATAGTGTCGATTGAGATTAACTTaagaaaattattattctttGACCTTCATATTTGGTGCACAATCCCATCTATGACCAGATGAAAGTGAATAATTATTTACAACAATTAAACATAACCCTAAACCCATTTATGACACTAAAAAAGCTCACAAGTTCATTGAACTCATTTATTTTGAATTTATGATAATTTAGATGAAATTTATAGTGAATTGAATACTTCGATTACTTTACCGACTCAAGTATcgaaaataaattattatgtaTATTCTTATTGTAGTTTTTGTAAGGTCTTAGTATGAAGTTTGAAATTGAATCCCTCCGAACAAACCATAGTTATATTAGAATTTATATGTGCCTATTTAGAGTTCTAAACATATTAAATTGTATGTAGTATATCAATAAAGTTCTAAACATATCGTATTACATGATAATATCGAAAAATGCAATTAtattatattcaaaataaattgttTAGTGACGTAAAATAAATGATTTTATCTAGGTAAAAAGATAACAATAGTGAGAGAAAGATGATGAAAAGGAGAGAGAGGTGGTTAAACAGGAAGAGAATATGATCAAACGAAAGAAACAATTGCACGAGAaacaaaaaatttctttttcaagtgaaacataattccaaaaataacataaaaaattacATTAAATATTTTCATCTATAGCTATAAATCAGGACAGTTTGATTTAACGTGATCTATTTGTGGGGGTTATCTAAAAATCAATCAGACCGATCGATTCATTCccttttt of Musa acuminata AAA Group cultivar baxijiao chromosome BXJ2-3, Cavendish_Baxijiao_AAA, whole genome shotgun sequence contains these proteins:
- the LOC103980068 gene encoding probable glycosyltransferase 7, whose product is MPRRSTNPCLLSFAGFASTAVVLYCTVSTIFSPPPVLDVPSSHPVFISSSSPFHDHDDRDAPDATFYDDASVSYAFDRPLTDWDAKRREWLRLHPNFDGNGRERVVMVTGSQPGPCRNREGDHLLLRFFKNKVDYCRRHGIDLFYNTALLHPAMRSQWAKLPAIRAAMLAHPEAEWVWWVDSDAVFTDMDFELPLHRYRDHNLVVHGWPHLVYDTRSWVSLNSGVFLIRNCQWSLDFMKVWAVMSPLSPDYDRWGQVLAAELKDKLFNVSDDQSALVHLLLKHRDQWGDKVFLESDYDLEAYWVAIVDRLENMTAKYAEVERRVDGLRRRHAEVVSGGYGRLREEQLATEEGAVSGPNGWHRPFMTHFTGCQPCNGAHNKMYTWKSCWEGMQRALHFADDQVLRDYGFRHADLLSGDVHPLPFARPSTA